A region of Malaciobacter marinus DNA encodes the following proteins:
- a CDS encoding (Fe-S)-binding protein translates to MNKFDYTTISDDCVKCGKCKPVCTIFNINQDETTSPRGFIDLLGAYKRDELELDKTAKDIFESCFLCTNCVEVCPNDLPTDMIIEQVRSDIAKKYGITWYKKLFFFLLRHRKTMDFLSKLGWMFQTCALKLDEKKQSALPRFSLPIVKKDRALPFADSKSFLKKYPENIYAKNKKDEEGKKNRVAIFIGCMSNYTYTNTGDSLVKILQKLDLDIFIPKKQLCCGAPAYFTGDFDTVDYLVKKNIEYFETWIDEVDAIVIPEATCSAMINQDWEHYLHNQPQWKERAKKIAKKVYMATKWLENNTKLNELLQNSNKQFDKLVTYHDPCHAKKMQGVWKEPRNLLSKNYQLKEMSDSNRCCGFGGVTMQTEKYEFAKAAGLPKAAMIKETQAQIVSAECSACRMQLTNALHLGKVDEVEFKNPIELIAEALD, encoded by the coding sequence GTGAATAAATTTGATTATACAACAATAAGTGATGATTGCGTAAAATGTGGTAAATGTAAACCTGTATGTACAATTTTTAATATCAACCAAGATGAAACTACTAGCCCTAGAGGTTTTATTGATTTATTAGGTGCTTACAAAAGAGATGAGTTAGAACTAGATAAAACTGCAAAAGATATATTTGAAAGTTGTTTTTTATGTACTAACTGTGTTGAGGTTTGTCCAAATGATCTTCCAACAGATATGATAATAGAACAAGTAAGAAGTGATATTGCAAAAAAATATGGTATTACATGGTACAAAAAACTATTTTTCTTTCTTTTAAGACATAGAAAAACTATGGACTTTCTTTCTAAACTTGGATGGATGTTTCAAACATGTGCATTAAAACTTGATGAAAAAAAACAATCAGCACTTCCTAGATTCTCTCTACCTATTGTAAAAAAAGATAGAGCCTTACCTTTTGCAGATAGTAAGAGTTTTTTGAAAAAATATCCAGAAAATATCTATGCAAAAAATAAAAAAGATGAAGAAGGCAAAAAGAATAGAGTTGCAATCTTTATTGGATGTATGAGTAACTATACTTATACAAACACGGGGGATTCTTTAGTTAAAATATTGCAAAAGCTTGATTTAGATATTTTTATACCTAAAAAACAACTTTGCTGTGGAGCACCTGCTTATTTTACTGGTGATTTTGATACGGTAGATTATCTTGTAAAGAAAAATATTGAATATTTTGAAACATGGATTGATGAAGTTGATGCAATAGTTATTCCAGAAGCTACATGTAGTGCAATGATAAACCAAGATTGGGAACACTATTTACATAATCAACCCCAATGGAAAGAAAGAGCAAAAAAAATTGCAAAAAAAGTATATATGGCAACAAAATGGCTTGAAAACAATACAAAACTAAATGAATTACTTCAAAATTCAAATAAACAGTTTGATAAGCTTGTTACTTATCATGATCCTTGTCATGCTAAAAAGATGCAAGGAGTATGGAAAGAGCCAAGAAATTTACTTTCAAAAAATTACCAACTTAAAGAAATGAGCGATTCAAATAGATGCTGTGGATTTGGTGGGGTAACTATGCAAACAGAAAAGTATGAGTTTGCAAAAGCTGCTGGCCTTCCAAAAGCTGCAATGATAAAAGAGACACAAGCTCAAATAGTAAGTGCAGAGTGTTCTGCATGTAGAATGCAACTTACAAATGCTTTACATTTAGGAAAAGTTGATGAAGTTGAATTTAAGAATCCAATTGAATTAATAGCTGAGGCACTAGATTAA
- the hemN gene encoding oxygen-independent coproporphyrinogen III oxidase codes for MIDFKKFEKYSRPGPRYTSYPTAPEFSEEFTHKDLIEFYKNQDDNRNLSLYIHLPFCRSACYFCGCNVIFTSKEDKKVRYIQYLKKELEILKKHLNTSRVVTQMHFGGGTPTFFSPEQLREVISMLKQTFTNFSDNAEISCEVDPRFFTKEHMDILKDGGFNRLSFGVQDIDPQVQKTIHRIQPYETTQEVMKIARDAGIKSINIDLIYGLPHQTAKSFHNTIEQVIKLNPDRLAVFNYAHVPWLMKTMRKFDESTFAPASEKLVILKDTIDFFTNNGYKMVGMDHFAKPEDELFKAIQKGELHRNFQGYTTKGGADLIGIGLTSIGNGVDYYAQNYKDLKSYEQALDEGILPTFKGYKLSKDDEIRQFVIMEIMSNFSLNIPRVEKKFNIDFKEYFKNDLPQLEEFIQAELLSINDEKIQVSPTGTMLIRNICMPFDAYLKKIPENKRRFSKTI; via the coding sequence ATGATAGATTTTAAAAAATTTGAAAAGTATTCAAGACCTGGACCAAGATATACTTCATATCCAACGGCACCAGAATTCAGTGAAGAGTTTACTCATAAAGATTTAATAGAGTTTTACAAAAACCAAGATGATAATAGAAACTTATCTTTATATATACATCTTCCTTTTTGTAGAAGTGCCTGTTATTTTTGTGGATGTAATGTAATTTTTACATCTAAAGAGGATAAAAAAGTAAGATATATTCAATATCTTAAAAAAGAACTTGAAATATTAAAAAAACATTTAAATACTTCAAGAGTTGTAACACAAATGCACTTTGGAGGGGGAACTCCTACATTTTTCTCTCCTGAACAATTAAGAGAAGTTATCTCTATGCTAAAACAAACTTTTACAAATTTTAGTGATAATGCAGAAATTTCATGTGAAGTTGATCCAAGATTTTTTACAAAAGAGCATATGGATATATTAAAAGATGGTGGATTTAATAGGTTAAGCTTTGGAGTTCAAGATATTGACCCTCAAGTACAAAAAACAATTCATAGGATTCAACCATATGAAACTACACAAGAAGTAATGAAAATAGCAAGAGATGCAGGAATTAAATCAATAAATATTGATTTAATTTATGGTCTTCCACATCAAACTGCTAAATCATTTCATAATACTATTGAACAAGTAATAAAATTAAATCCTGATAGATTAGCAGTATTTAATTATGCTCATGTTCCTTGGCTTATGAAAACTATGAGAAAATTTGATGAATCTACATTTGCACCTGCAAGTGAAAAGTTAGTTATTTTAAAAGATACAATTGACTTTTTTACAAATAATGGATACAAAATGGTAGGAATGGATCACTTTGCAAAACCAGAAGATGAACTTTTTAAAGCAATACAAAAAGGTGAATTACATAGAAATTTCCAAGGCTATACAACTAAAGGTGGAGCTGATTTAATAGGAATTGGTCTTACATCTATTGGTAATGGTGTTGATTATTATGCACAAAATTACAAGGATTTAAAATCATATGAGCAAGCTTTGGATGAAGGAATTTTACCTACATTTAAAGGATATAAATTAAGTAAAGATGATGAAATTAGACAGTTTGTAATTATGGAAATAATGAGTAATTTCTCTTTAAATATTCCAAGAGTTGAAAAAAAATTCAATATTGACTTTAAAGAGTATTTTAAAAATGACCTTCCTCAACTTGAAGAGTTTATTCAAGCAGAACTTCTATCTATAAATGATGAGAAGATTCAAGTATCTCCTACAGGAACAATGCTTATTAGAAATATTTGTATGCCATTTGATGCATACCTTAAAAAAATACCTGAAAACAAAAGAAGATTTTCTAAGACTATTTAA
- the argF gene encoding ornithine carbamoyltransferase — translation MRHFLTLTDYTKEEILEILNLAKKIKKETKNRVFKDYMPKQTLGMIFEKSSTRTRVSFETGIYQLGGIGLFLSSNDIQLGRGEPMSDTSRVISRMVDMVMIRTFEQSKLEEFAKYSKVPVINGLTNEFHPVQLMADYMTIQEAGLDKDLIVAYIGDGNNMAHSWLNMAAKLGFELRIATPKDYEVDDTILKNALNEAKNSGAKIVISNDPKEAVKGSTVVTTDTWVSMGQEDEKEKRVKDFDGYIVDDNMMNLAHKKAIFLHCLPAYRDYEVSQEVIEGPQSLIFQEAENRLHAQKGVMVWLDKQRDK, via the coding sequence ATGAGACATTTTTTAACATTAACAGATTATACAAAAGAAGAAATTCTAGAGATTCTTAATCTTGCAAAAAAAATAAAAAAAGAAACAAAAAATAGAGTTTTTAAAGATTATATGCCAAAACAAACTCTTGGAATGATTTTTGAAAAAAGTAGTACAAGAACAAGAGTTAGTTTTGAAACAGGTATTTATCAATTAGGTGGAATTGGTCTATTTTTATCATCAAATGATATTCAATTAGGTAGAGGTGAACCTATGAGTGATACTAGTAGAGTTATTTCAAGAATGGTAGATATGGTTATGATTAGAACATTTGAACAAAGCAAATTAGAAGAGTTTGCAAAATATTCTAAAGTTCCTGTAATTAATGGATTAACAAATGAATTTCATCCTGTTCAATTAATGGCTGATTATATGACTATACAAGAAGCAGGTTTAGATAAAGATTTGATTGTTGCGTATATTGGTGATGGTAATAATATGGCTCATTCATGGTTAAATATGGCTGCTAAATTAGGTTTTGAATTAAGAATTGCAACACCAAAGGATTATGAAGTAGATGATACAATTTTGAAAAATGCTTTAAATGAAGCTAAAAATTCTGGTGCAAAAATAGTTATTTCAAATGATCCAAAAGAAGCAGTAAAAGGTTCAACTGTTGTTACTACTGATACTTGGGTATCAATGGGACAAGAGGACGAAAAAGAGAAAAGAGTTAAAGATTTTGATGGATATATTGTAGATGATAATATGATGAACTTAGCCCATAAAAAAGCAATATTCCTTCACTGTTTACCAGCTTATAGAGATTATGAAGTAAGTCAAGAGGTAATTGAAGGACCACAAAGTCTAATTTTCCAAGAAGCAGAAAACAGACTACATGCACAAAAAGGTGTAATGGTTTGGCTAGACAAACAAAGAGATAAATAA
- a CDS encoding ribonucleoside triphosphate reductase — protein sequence MIKEVLKRNGTTKEFQSFKIEDVIKKAFKSVNTKYDKTIFFNVLELLEQKRVIAVEDIQDFIEKELYKARYFEVMKSFMLYRHMHKMQREHVLGLDKDTTYINCTQTIQEYINKTDWRINANSNTGYSHAGLINNSAGKVIANYWLDKIYSKEEGYAHRNADYHIHDLDCLSGYCAGWSLRVLLDEGFNGVRGRVESCAPNHFREALGQMANFLGILQSEWAGAQAFSSFDTYLAPYVFKDKLSYLEVKKNIRSFIYNLNVPARWGQSPFTNVTIDWTVPEDLKDQIPTKRQEHLFNDFHDDELFEIIKEKGYLSFKDLTYKDFQKQMNMINKAFYEVMTEGDKTGQPFTFPIPTVNITEDFDWYGENTDILFENSAKIGSSYFQNFIGSQYIKDENGNLIPNEKAYKPGHVRSMCCRLQLDLRELLKRGGGLFGSAEMTGSIGVVTINMARLGYIFKNDKTALFERLDELMLLAKSTLEKKREFIQTLYDRGLFPYTKRYLHHFNNHFSTIGINGINEMIKNFFDLKEDISTNVGIEFSHEILDHMRERMVEFQEETGNLYNLEATPAEGTTYRFAKEDKKRFKDIVQAGFDKNIYYTNSSQLPADFTDDIYEALDLQDDLQGKYTGGTVLHLYMRERVSSTEACRKLIKSVISNYTLPYITVTPLFSICPTHGYISGEFEYCPKCDEEILKKELEEWKVTKYQNT from the coding sequence ATGATAAAAGAAGTACTAAAAAGAAATGGAACAACCAAAGAGTTTCAAAGTTTTAAAATTGAAGATGTAATAAAAAAAGCTTTTAAAAGCGTAAATACAAAATATGATAAAACAATTTTCTTTAATGTATTGGAACTTTTAGAACAAAAAAGAGTAATTGCAGTTGAAGATATACAAGATTTTATTGAAAAAGAGTTATATAAAGCAAGATATTTTGAAGTAATGAAATCTTTCATGCTTTATAGACATATGCATAAAATGCAAAGAGAACATGTATTAGGATTAGACAAAGATACGACTTATATTAATTGTACACAAACGATTCAAGAGTATATTAATAAAACGGATTGGAGAATTAATGCTAACTCAAATACTGGTTATTCTCATGCAGGTTTAATTAATAATAGTGCAGGAAAAGTAATTGCAAATTATTGGTTGGATAAAATTTACTCAAAAGAAGAGGGCTATGCCCATAGAAATGCTGATTATCATATTCATGATTTGGATTGTTTAAGTGGATATTGTGCAGGTTGGAGTCTAAGAGTATTATTAGATGAAGGTTTTAATGGCGTAAGAGGAAGAGTTGAAAGTTGTGCTCCTAATCATTTTAGAGAAGCATTAGGCCAAATGGCAAATTTTTTAGGTATATTACAAAGTGAATGGGCTGGAGCTCAAGCTTTCTCTTCTTTTGATACTTATTTAGCTCCATATGTTTTTAAAGATAAATTATCTTATTTAGAAGTGAAGAAAAATATTAGAAGTTTTATTTATAATCTTAATGTTCCTGCACGTTGGGGACAAAGTCCTTTTACAAATGTTACTATTGATTGGACAGTGCCAGAGGACTTAAAAGATCAAATACCAACAAAAAGACAAGAACATTTATTTAATGATTTTCATGATGATGAATTATTTGAGATTATTAAAGAAAAAGGATATTTAAGTTTCAAAGATTTAACTTATAAAGATTTTCAAAAACAGATGAATATGATAAATAAAGCTTTTTATGAAGTAATGACAGAGGGTGATAAAACAGGTCAACCTTTTACTTTCCCAATCCCTACAGTAAATATTACAGAAGATTTTGATTGGTATGGAGAAAATACAGATATTTTATTTGAAAATAGTGCAAAAATTGGTTCATCATATTTTCAAAACTTTATAGGAAGTCAATATATAAAAGATGAAAATGGAAATTTAATTCCAAATGAAAAAGCTTATAAGCCAGGGCATGTAAGAAGCATGTGTTGTAGGTTGCAACTGGATTTAAGAGAACTTCTTAAAAGAGGTGGAGGTCTTTTTGGTAGTGCAGAAATGACTGGAAGTATCGGTGTTGTTACAATTAATATGGCAAGACTTGGATATATTTTCAAAAATGATAAAACTGCATTATTTGAAAGACTTGACGAATTAATGTTACTTGCAAAATCGACTTTAGAGAAAAAAAGAGAGTTTATTCAAACACTTTATGATAGAGGATTATTTCCATATACAAAAAGATATTTGCATCATTTTAATAATCATTTTTCAACTATAGGTATTAATGGTATAAATGAAATGATTAAGAACTTCTTTGATTTAAAAGAAGATATATCAACTAATGTGGGAATAGAGTTTTCACATGAGATACTAGATCATATGAGAGAAAGAATGGTTGAGTTTCAAGAAGAGACTGGAAATTTGTATAACCTTGAAGCAACACCAGCAGAAGGAACAACTTACCGATTTGCAAAAGAAGATAAAAAAAGATTTAAAGATATTGTACAAGCTGGATTTGATAAAAATATATATTATACAAACTCATCTCAGCTTCCAGCAGACTTTACAGATGATATTTACGAAGCATTAGATTTACAAGATGACTTGCAAGGTAAATATACAGGAGGAACGGTACTTCATTTATATATGAGAGAAAGAGTAAGTTCAACAGAAGCTTGTAGAAAATTGATTAAAAGTGTAATTTCAAATTATACTTTACCTTATATTACAGTTACTCCACTTTTCTCTATTTGTCCTACTCATGGATATATAAGTGGAGAGTTTGAATATTGTCCAAAATGTGATGAAGAAATTTTAAAAAAGGAGTTAGAAGAATGGAAAGTTACAAAATACCAAAACACTTAG
- the nrdD gene encoding anaerobic ribonucleoside-triphosphate reductase, which yields MESYKIPKHLESERTKCVVYTRVMGYHRPVESFNIGKKGEHKQRVKFIEKNNI from the coding sequence ATGGAAAGTTACAAAATACCAAAACACTTAGAAAGTGAAAGAACAAAATGTGTAGTTTATACTAGAGTTATGGGTTATCATAGACCAGTTGAAAGTTTTAATATAGGGAAAAAAGGTGAACATAAACAAAGAGTTAAATTTATCGAAAAAAATAATATATGA
- a CDS encoding anaerobic ribonucleoside-triphosphate reductase activating protein: MNINKELNLSKKIIYDITRFTTLDYKDNLSCIVWFISCNMRCQYCYNSNIVLSKEGNYEIKDLFTFLEKRVGLLDAVVLSGGEATMHNLEPICKKIKAMGFKIKLDTNGLNTKLIKTLIDEKYIDYIALDFKATKDKFEEITKTNQYNKFLDTLNFLIDKNFDFEVRTTLHEELLNENDINKIVDTLVSKGYKNSLYIQNFLNVENFANLKESKKVLNKDLLSNKLNIIWRN, translated from the coding sequence GTGAACATAAACAAAGAGTTAAATTTATCGAAAAAAATAATATATGATATTACTCGATTTACAACTTTAGACTATAAAGATAATTTATCTTGTATTGTATGGTTTATATCATGCAATATGAGATGTCAATATTGTTATAATAGTAATATTGTTTTGTCAAAAGAAGGAAATTATGAAATTAAAGATTTATTTACTTTTTTAGAAAAAAGAGTAGGGCTTTTAGATGCTGTTGTATTAAGTGGTGGTGAAGCTACAATGCATAATTTAGAACCAATTTGTAAGAAAATTAAAGCAATGGGATTTAAAATAAAGCTTGATACTAATGGATTAAATACAAAATTAATAAAAACTTTGATTGATGAAAAATATATTGATTATATTGCTTTAGACTTTAAAGCTACAAAAGATAAATTTGAAGAGATAACTAAAACAAATCAATATAATAAATTTCTTGATACATTAAATTTTTTGATTGATAAAAACTTTGATTTTGAAGTAAGAACAACTTTACATGAAGAGTTATTAAATGAAAATGATATAAATAAAATAGTTGATACCTTAGTAAGCAAAGGCTACAAAAATAGCCTTTATATACAAAATTTTTTAAATGTAGAAAATTTTGCTAATCTTAAAGAATCTAAAAAAGTTTTAAATAAAGATTTATTAAGTAATAAATTAAATATTATCTGGAGAAATTAA
- a CDS encoding response regulator transcription factor: MPKNVLKEFKVLLVEDEVNIAKLLKDAIGDYFFSFTLAKNGQEGLEKMKIIKPDIIITDIMMPKLDGLAMTEKIKQIDDSIPVIVLSAFSEKEKLLNAIDIGITKYFIKPFDPDEVLDYLISLATKLDKKKVFKLSEDLYFDRNKNNLFDKNDKIINLTKREKDFLYLLIKSHPNSVSVEKIKKTLWEREEATDERLRTFIKRIRAKTSKTLIKNISGQGYLISPDNI; encoded by the coding sequence GTGCCAAAGAATGTACTAAAAGAGTTCAAAGTTTTACTAGTAGAGGATGAAGTAAACATTGCAAAATTACTAAAAGATGCCATAGGAGATTATTTTTTTAGCTTCACTTTAGCAAAAAATGGGCAAGAAGGCTTAGAAAAAATGAAAATTATAAAGCCTGATATAATTATCACAGATATTATGATGCCCAAACTTGATGGATTAGCTATGACTGAAAAAATAAAACAAATAGATGATTCTATTCCAGTAATTGTACTAAGTGCATTTTCAGAAAAAGAGAAACTTTTAAATGCGATTGATATTGGGATTACAAAATATTTTATAAAACCATTTGATCCAGATGAAGTTTTAGATTATCTTATATCCTTAGCTACTAAACTTGATAAAAAAAAGGTATTTAAACTTTCTGAAGATTTGTATTTTGATAGAAACAAAAACAATTTATTTGATAAAAATGATAAAATCATAAATTTGACTAAAAGAGAAAAAGATTTTTTATACTTATTAATTAAAAGCCATCCAAATAGTGTTTCAGTTGAAAAAATCAAAAAAACCTTATGGGAAAGAGAAGAGGCTACAGATGAAAGATTAAGAACTTTTATAAAAAGAATTAGAGCAAAAACCTCTAAAACTTTAATCAAAAATATTTCAGGACAAGGATATTTAATTTCTCCAGATAATATTTAA
- the gshB gene encoding glutathione synthase has translation MILILHKEDNMHVGFIIEHWDNIEPLKSSTLLIIKECLKRGHKVSVLYTNNLTVRNNIVHGFIQTIIDIPKIPENIVSFYKKVEFEKKLTALHAFDCIMLRKDPPINPLVLNFLDAIKDETVIINDVDGIRKANNKLYTTTFHDPNNTFLPVTHVSGSKKYINKIIEESPDEKFILKPLDGSGGRGVIVLEKNAKSNINSLLDFYIDKSGDKYVILQEYIKGAENGDVRVLMLNGKFIGAYNRKPADGEIRANIQAGGSAHKYELTDSQKKVCRKVGTSLLADGLFFVGLDMIGDKILEVNVLNPGGITNINKLNKLKLHQNVVDFLEEKVDEKIEKRAELEYLLKRLNELRE, from the coding sequence ATGATATTAATTTTACATAAAGAGGATAATATGCACGTAGGTTTTATTATTGAACATTGGGATAATATTGAACCTTTAAAAAGTTCTACGTTACTAATCATAAAAGAGTGCCTCAAAAGAGGTCATAAGGTTTCAGTGCTTTATACAAATAATTTAACAGTAAGAAATAATATAGTTCATGGTTTTATACAAACAATCATAGATATACCAAAGATACCAGAAAATATTGTCTCTTTTTATAAAAAAGTTGAATTTGAAAAAAAGCTAACAGCTTTGCATGCTTTTGATTGTATTATGTTAAGAAAAGACCCACCTATTAATCCATTGGTTTTAAATTTTTTAGATGCAATTAAAGATGAGACAGTTATTATAAATGATGTAGATGGTATAAGAAAAGCAAATAATAAATTATATACAACAACTTTTCATGATCCAAATAATACTTTTTTACCAGTAACTCATGTTTCTGGAAGTAAAAAATATATAAATAAAATCATTGAAGAATCACCTGATGAAAAGTTTATTTTAAAACCATTAGATGGTTCAGGTGGAAGAGGTGTGATTGTATTAGAAAAAAATGCAAAGTCAAATATAAATTCATTATTAGACTTTTATATAGATAAATCAGGTGACAAATATGTTATTTTACAAGAGTATATAAAAGGAGCTGAAAATGGTGATGTTCGAGTTTTGATGCTAAATGGAAAATTTATTGGAGCATATAATAGAAAACCAGCCGATGGAGAAATAAGAGCTAATATACAAGCTGGAGGAAGTGCGCATAAATATGAGCTAACAGATAGTCAAAAAAAAGTTTGTAGAAAAGTTGGAACAAGCTTACTTGCAGATGGACTGTTTTTTGTAGGCTTAGATATGATTGGGGATAAGATATTAGAAGTAAATGTTTTAAATCCTGGAGGAATAACAAATATTAATAAACTAAATAAATTAAAACTACATCAAAATGTAGTTGACTTTTTAGAAGAAAAAGTTGATGAAAAAATTGAGAAGAGGGCAGAATTAGAGTATTTACTTAAGAGACTTAATGAATTAAGAGAGTAA
- a CDS encoding PAS domain-containing sensor histidine kinase, whose translation MPKNTYQEAIENSNIVSKTDIDGIITFVNDEFCNIFGYSKKELLGKNHNIVRHPDIPSEHFKNLWETIKFNKKTYKSTVKNLTKEGRSVYLNTTITPILDKDGNIKEFIAIRYDVTQEVELKKNLEKKDKELKLLNKTLEMRVQEQTKQLKELNQTLEQRVKNEIEKNKQKQKILFWQSRMASLGQMLANIAHQWRQPLTELNLALFNVKKSASNQEFDELEKYYKDSKEIISNMSQTIDDFSNFFNPNKEKEKFNLKNSIDESLNITRKLIQKENINIKKEYIDLEVFGVSNEFSQVIINFLQNSAHAFNKKNIENKEIIISIKQVTIESQEFAQVTFSDNARGVDENTLDKIFEPYFTTKHQSNGTGLGLFMSKLIIEKSLNGTMFAKNSNKGLIFTINIPL comes from the coding sequence ATGCCTAAAAATACTTATCAAGAAGCAATAGAAAATAGTAATATTGTATCAAAAACAGATATTGATGGAATAATTACTTTTGTAAATGATGAGTTTTGTAATATATTTGGCTACTCAAAAAAGGAATTATTAGGGAAAAATCACAATATTGTAAGACACCCTGATATTCCTAGTGAACACTTTAAAAACCTTTGGGAAACAATAAAATTTAATAAAAAAACTTATAAATCTACAGTTAAAAACTTAACCAAAGAAGGAAGAAGTGTTTACTTAAATACTACTATCACTCCTATTCTTGATAAAGATGGAAATATCAAAGAGTTTATTGCAATTCGTTATGATGTAACACAAGAAGTTGAATTAAAGAAAAACTTAGAAAAAAAAGATAAAGAGTTAAAACTTTTAAATAAAACTTTGGAGATGAGAGTTCAAGAACAAACAAAACAATTAAAAGAACTAAATCAAACATTAGAACAAAGAGTAAAAAACGAAATTGAAAAAAATAAACAAAAGCAAAAAATTCTTTTTTGGCAATCAAGAATGGCGAGTTTAGGACAAATGCTAGCAAATATTGCTCATCAGTGGAGACAACCTTTAACTGAATTAAATCTTGCTCTATTTAATGTAAAAAAATCTGCTTCTAATCAAGAGTTTGATGAACTTGAAAAATACTACAAAGATAGCAAAGAGATTATTTCAAATATGTCTCAAACTATAGATGATTTTTCGAATTTTTTTAATCCAAACAAAGAAAAAGAAAAATTTAATTTAAAAAATTCAATTGATGAAAGTTTAAATATAACAAGAAAACTTATTCAAAAGGAAAATATCAATATAAAAAAAGAGTATATTGATTTAGAAGTTTTTGGCGTATCAAATGAATTTTCTCAAGTTATTATTAACTTTTTACAAAATTCTGCACATGCATTTAATAAAAAAAATATTGAAAATAAAGAGATAATCATAAGTATCAAGCAAGTCACTATTGAGTCACAAGAATTTGCACAAGTTACATTTAGTGACAATGCAAGAGGAGTTGATGAAAATACTTTAGATAAAATATTTGAACCTTATTTTACAACAAAACATCAAAGTAATGGAACAGGACTTGGTCTTTTTATGTCTAAACTTATAATTGAAAAAAGTTTAAATGGAACAATGTTTGCGAAAAATAGTAATAAAGGACTTATATTTACAATTAATATTCCACTTTAA
- the hemB gene encoding porphobilinogen synthase: MFKRFRRTRINENLRNMLQETTLSKNDFMYPLFVKEGSNIKKEVESMPGVFQMSIDEIIKECEYIYSIGLKSIMLFGIPDVKDSVGSECLCEESIIARTIKAIKQKVPDMFIATDLCFCEYTDHGHCGILDPKTKTVDNDKTLELSAQQALVHAKAGADMIAPSGMMDGIIEVLRTTLDSNGFENLPIMAYSTKFASAYYGPFRDVAESTPSFGDRRTYQMNSANRLEAIEESLEDEKQGADILMVKPALAFMDVIRDIRNSSNLPLCAYNVSGEYAMLKHAGNAGLVDYEKVMIETLIGFKRAGANMIITYHAKEACEFLNKN, translated from the coding sequence ATGTTTAAAAGATTTAGAAGAACAAGAATAAATGAAAATTTAAGAAATATGCTACAAGAAACAACACTTTCTAAAAATGACTTTATGTATCCCCTTTTTGTAAAAGAGGGTTCAAATATAAAAAAAGAAGTTGAATCAATGCCAGGTGTATTTCAAATGAGTATTGATGAAATAATTAAAGAGTGTGAGTATATCTATTCTATTGGATTAAAATCAATTATGTTATTTGGTATTCCTGATGTTAAAGACTCAGTAGGAAGCGAATGTCTTTGTGAAGAGAGTATTATTGCAAGAACAATCAAAGCTATTAAACAAAAAGTTCCAGATATGTTCATTGCTACTGATTTATGCTTTTGTGAATACACTGATCATGGACATTGTGGAATACTTGATCCAAAAACAAAAACAGTTGATAATGATAAAACATTAGAACTTTCTGCACAACAAGCTTTAGTTCATGCAAAAGCAGGTGCAGATATGATTGCGCCAAGTGGTATGATGGATGGTATTATTGAAGTTTTAAGAACAACATTAGACTCAAATGGTTTTGAAAATCTTCCAATAATGGCATATTCAACTAAATTTGCAAGTGCATACTATGGACCTTTTAGAGATGTTGCTGAATCAACTCCTTCTTTTGGAGATAGAAGAACATATCAAATGAACTCTGCAAATAGATTAGAAGCTATTGAGGAATCACTTGAAGATGAAAAACAAGGTGCAGATATTTTAATGGTTAAACCAGCTCTTGCTTTTATGGATGTAATAAGAGATATAAGAAATAGCTCAAACCTTCCACTTTGCGCATATAATGTAAGTGGAGAGTACGCTATGCTTAAGCATGCGGGAAATGCTGGTCTAGTTGATTATGAAAAAGTAATGATTGAAACATTAATAGGCTTTAAAAGAGCAGGTGCTAATATGATAATTACTTATCATGCAAAAGAGGCTTGTGAATTTTTAAATAAGAATTAA